The DNA sequence TAACCCGCAAACACAAGAGCTATTTTTTACTGGCTCTAACTACCCGCAAGCCAATATAAAAATGCTACAGAACGCAGCAATCTTTAATTAGCACTGCTCACAACTTTAATATTCATTTATAAGGTTATTTAACGAAACTTATAGGTAAAAATAATAAAGTTTCAAACACGTTAATTTATTGTTACAAATTTCAATCAAAAATATTAACAAGTTAAATACTAGGGGTTGTTGATCTTTGCTGTACATATCTTGTTCAGCAGTACATCGGTAGCCACATTAACATAAATGCCAGCGATACCATGCTGGCATAATTCCTTCCTAATTTATCATATCTCGTTGAAATAGCTCTAAAATGCTTGATTCTCGCAAATGCATTTTCAACCAAATGACGATATTTGTATAAGCACCAATCCATGCTTGTTTTATCTATGTCTTGTCCGTAATTACGTTTGGCAATAACCGTTACCCCGCCCAGCTCTCGAACAAATTTGCGAAATGGCTCACTGTCATACCCTTTATCACAAACTACGGTATTTACATCATCTAACTGCGCTACCAAACTTTCTGCATGAACGATGTCGTGTCGTTGACCTTCTGATAGCTCAAAGCAAATTGGCAAACCACCACTATCCACTGCCAAGTGAATTTTAGTTGAATTTCCCCCTCGACTTTTTCCTATTTGTTCAGAATTGTCAGTAGCAGCCCCTGTACTGTGTTGGTGTGCTCGAACTATAGAACCATCAAGAAAGACCCAATCATAATCTGAAAGTTTGGCTAACTCATTGAATAGCATATTCAATAAGCCTTTCTTCGACCACAAATTAAAGCGACGATAAATGCTACTCCAGCCGCCAAACTCTGTTGGTAAATCGCGCCACGGGATGCCTGTTCTCAGTCGATATAATATCCCCTCAAACGTCATTCTGTGTTTTGGTTTGTTGTATATGCGGCCAGTGCTCTTCATTACTTGAAGTAGCTTTAACCACCGCTTATCAGTTAGCATTAGTCTAGGCATGGTATTGAGTTGTTAGTTTACTTTTGGCGAAGCAAATTATAACGCTTTACCATGCCGCTCAAAAAACACTCGCGAAAGATCAACAGCCCCTAGAAATTCCGCATAATAACTCAATGTTTTTAAATAAGTATCGAATAAATTTATAAAGTTTACCAAGTACTTGATTGACATATAAGCAAAAGTAAACCTAGTATATTGGTGATTGAGAATACCTATCATTTAAATAATCAAT is a window from the Litorilituus sediminis genome containing:
- a CDS encoding IS5 family transposase, which translates into the protein MPRLMLTDKRWLKLLQVMKSTGRIYNKPKHRMTFEGILYRLRTGIPWRDLPTEFGGWSSIYRRFNLWSKKGLLNMLFNELAKLSDYDWVFLDGSIVRAHQHSTGAATDNSEQIGKSRGGNSTKIHLAVDSGGLPICFELSEGQRHDIVHAESLVAQLDDVNTVVCDKGYDSEPFRKFVRELGGVTVIAKRNYGQDIDKTSMDWCLYKYRHLVENAFARIKHFRAISTRYDKLGRNYASMVSLAFMLMWLPMYC